One genomic segment of Vibrio nitrifigilis includes these proteins:
- a CDS encoding glutathione S-transferase family protein yields the protein MLVNGKWSENWQPVQNKDDKGRFVRQVSSFRNWITPDGSAGPTGEAGFKAESGRYRLYVAYICPWASRTLMARTLKGLEQHIPITIVNPTLTDQGWQFGGYDQADEDPLFGAQYIHELYTRADPTFTGRATVPALWDMKNNVMVNNESADILRMFNTAFGDLANNDYDLYPAELAGQIDELNPRLYNLLNNGVYKSGFASSQEAYDEAVNGVFTMLNELEERLQGQHYLFGNQLTETDIRAFVTLIRFDAAYHGIFKTNLKQIADYPNLSAFLARIYQLPGIAKTVNMDHITRGYYSIKTLNPTGIRPIGPKHVNALLNSVK from the coding sequence ATGTTAGTAAATGGCAAATGGTCTGAAAATTGGCAACCGGTACAAAATAAAGATGATAAAGGACGCTTCGTACGCCAAGTGTCCTCGTTTCGTAATTGGATCACACCAGATGGGAGTGCGGGTCCAACAGGTGAAGCGGGATTTAAGGCAGAATCTGGTCGTTATCGCCTTTATGTCGCCTATATTTGTCCGTGGGCCTCGCGTACTTTAATGGCAAGAACGCTAAAAGGGTTGGAGCAACATATTCCTATTACCATAGTTAATCCGACACTGACCGACCAAGGGTGGCAATTCGGCGGCTATGATCAAGCGGATGAAGACCCATTATTTGGTGCCCAATACATTCATGAATTATACACCCGTGCTGATCCAACGTTTACCGGTCGCGCGACAGTCCCCGCACTGTGGGACATGAAGAATAATGTCATGGTGAATAACGAGAGTGCCGATATTTTACGTATGTTTAATACCGCCTTTGGTGATTTGGCCAATAATGATTACGATCTTTATCCAGCAGAGCTTGCTGGTCAAATCGACGAGCTGAATCCTCGCTTGTATAATCTGTTAAATAATGGGGTGTACAAATCAGGTTTTGCCTCATCACAAGAAGCTTACGATGAAGCAGTCAACGGCGTGTTTACCATGCTTAATGAGCTAGAAGAACGTCTTCAAGGACAACATTATCTCTTTGGTAACCAATTAACAGAAACAGATATTAGAGCCTTTGTTACCTTGATTCGTTTTGATGCAGCCTACCACGGGATATTCAAAACGAATCTGAAGCAGATTGCCGATTACCCAAATTTAAGTGCCTTCTTAGCGCGTATTTACCAATTACCAGGCATCGCGAAAACGGTTAATATGGATCACATTACACGTGGATACTATTCAATTAAAACATTGAACCCTACGGGCATTCGTCCAATAGGACCTAAACACGTAAACGCGTTGTTAAATTCAGTAAAATAG
- a CDS encoding alpha/beta hydrolase, whose amino-acid sequence MIAYRIKKEVHMARVIFLHGVGANGETFSPLINMLHLDELGLDAFNPDGPYPFDGSAYGRQWFSISGVTEENRLQRVEMALPKLKEVLESYGPLEDTILVGFSQGSIMSLHAAAAGFPVKGVISIAGRLSGPVDKRDNWPPITFIHDNDDPVIDISKAQESYQWLQAAGATPEAFTSNEVGHSIGSQMIPVIRQQIEKML is encoded by the coding sequence ATAATAGCTTATAGAATTAAAAAGGAAGTCCACATGGCAAGGGTTATATTTTTACACGGAGTGGGAGCAAATGGTGAAACGTTCTCCCCTCTAATCAACATGCTTCATCTTGACGAGTTGGGCTTAGATGCCTTCAACCCCGACGGGCCCTATCCTTTTGATGGCTCAGCATACGGCCGCCAATGGTTCTCAATTAGTGGGGTTACCGAGGAGAATCGTTTACAGCGTGTAGAGATGGCACTACCAAAACTCAAAGAAGTATTAGAAAGTTATGGGCCATTGGAAGACACCATTCTGGTCGGATTTTCTCAAGGATCGATTATGTCTTTGCATGCCGCTGCTGCCGGATTTCCAGTGAAAGGGGTCATTTCTATCGCGGGGCGTCTTTCCGGCCCGGTAGACAAACGAGATAACTGGCCACCAATTACTTTTATCCATGATAATGATGATCCTGTTATTGACATCAGTAAGGCTCAGGAAAGTTATCAGTGGCTCCAAGCCGCAGGTGCCACTCCTGAAGCGTTCACATCGAATGAAGTCGGTCACTCCATCGGTAGTCAAATGATCCCAGTCATTCGCCAGCAAATTGAAAAAATGCTTTAG
- a CDS encoding DUF3237 family protein, whose translation MTPELEFSFRIEIQVDKPHVVSCDKVYGKRQLIPIASGVVSGEITGEVLPGGIDSQVIDSDGLCHLSARYAIKTHNGASFYIENNGIRRIPEQWRDQLFAEDMRFFNEIPAQDIYFKTVPTFEVYDDSLKWLTESVFICTAQRTASGVFLDMYRVK comes from the coding sequence ATGACACCAGAGTTAGAGTTTTCTTTTCGTATCGAAATTCAAGTTGATAAACCACACGTTGTGAGTTGCGATAAGGTCTATGGCAAACGTCAATTGATTCCAATCGCATCAGGTGTCGTTTCTGGAGAAATTACTGGTGAAGTCTTACCCGGTGGTATTGATAGCCAAGTGATCGACAGTGATGGGTTGTGTCATTTATCTGCACGTTACGCAATTAAAACCCATAACGGTGCAAGCTTTTATATAGAAAACAATGGAATACGCCGAATTCCTGAACAGTGGCGTGATCAACTATTTGCAGAAGATATGCGTTTTTTCAATGAGATTCCAGCCCAAGATATCTATTTCAAAACGGTGCCAACCTTTGAAGTATATGATGACTCCTTAAAATGGTTAACCGAAAGCGTGTTTATCTGTACCGCCCAGCGTACTGCAAGCGGCGTGTTCTTGGATATGTATCGGGTTAAATAA